A section of the Verrucomicrobium sp. GAS474 genome encodes:
- a CDS encoding DUF2231 domain-containing protein: MKSSASIAGHPLHPILVAFPIGLWTFAFVCDLAFACFPSHYAWKEAALFCIGGGLIGALVAAVPGFVDYAGITGKGRLKKIAIYHLVLNLTGFAIFGWSFSLRWADLAGHLARPLPVVLAAGGVLLITVAGWYGGEMVYKHRMAVSEPDKE, translated from the coding sequence ATGAAAAGCTCCGCCTCCATTGCCGGCCACCCGCTCCATCCCATCCTGGTTGCTTTTCCGATCGGCCTCTGGACCTTCGCCTTCGTCTGCGATCTCGCCTTCGCTTGTTTCCCGTCGCATTACGCCTGGAAGGAAGCCGCCCTCTTCTGCATCGGCGGGGGGCTGATCGGGGCCCTCGTCGCGGCCGTCCCCGGCTTCGTCGATTACGCGGGAATCACCGGCAAGGGCCGCCTGAAGAAAATCGCGATATACCACCTTGTTTTGAACCTGACCGGTTTCGCCATCTTCGGATGGAGCTTCTCGCTCCGCTGGGCCGACCTCGCAGGTCACCTCGCCCGCCCCCTTCCCGTCGTCCTTGCGGCCGGCGGCGTCCTCCTGATCACCGTGGCGGGCTGGTACGGCGGCGAAATGGTGTACAAGCACCGCATGGCCGTCTCGGAACCGGACAAGGAATAA